The genomic window GCCTTGAAGTCGGCGATGAACCGGGCCGTGCCGGGATAGGCCCCGGCCGGCCCCGACACGGTGGAGAAATACGTCCCGGCGCCCTGGAGCAGGGCCTCGCCGGCGATCTTGGCGGCGTCGGAGGAATCGAAGCCGTCGTCGGAAAGGCACATGCCCTTGTAGCCCTTCTGCCGGGCCTGCTTGAAGAGCACGGCGCCCTGGTCGAACATGCCGCCGAAGTAGAGGCACTCCGGGCGGGCCGCGATGATGGGGGAGAGGATGGCGTCGAAGTTGGCCTTCTCCTCCGTGCCGTTGAACCCGACCACCTTCATGCCCAGGCTCTCGGCCTCCTTCCGGAAGTATTCGGCGATGCCCTGGCCGTAGGCGGTCTTGTCATGGAGGACGTAGATGACCTTGATGCCCTTGGCCTGGGCGAACCGGGCGCCCACCGCGCCCTGCACGTCGTCCCGGCCGCAGACGCGGTTGATCTCGGGGTAGCCGCGGTCGGTCACCTTGGGGTTGGTGTTGGCGGGCGACACGTTGCAGAGGCCGGCGGCGTGGTACTCCTCGGAGGAGGGCAGCTGGACCCCGGAATTGTAGTGGCCCACCACTCCCAGCACCGCCGGGTCCGAGACGATCGCCTTGGCATTGGCCACGCCCGTGTCCGGATTGGCCTGGTCGTCGAAGGAGGCCAGCTCCACCTTGTAGCCCAGCTTCGTCAGGGGGCCGTTCAGCTGCTCCACCGCCAGCTGGGCCCCGCCCTTGATGTCGCTGCCGATGACGGAAATGGCGCCCGACAGGGGACTCTGGGTGGCGATCTTGATGGTTTTGCTTTCTTTATCGCAGCCGATGGCCAGCAGCAGACCGAGCGCGGCGAAGGGCGTGAGCGGGAACCAAGGTCTGCGCATGGTACCTCCTCCAGGGAACTCCGGCATCCGGGGCCGGTCCGATGCCGGCCAGGGTGGATCTGATAATTCCCTACAGGATTACTGGGACTCCCCGACCAGGGGAAGGGTTTTCTCAAAAGTACATGCAAGGGCCGGGCTTGCCACGGCACTCGGGGGAACGACTTAGGGCTGCTTCTTCCGATCTGACCCGGTTCATCGCACCCCGATGCATGGGGCCCGGCTTGATTCCATCGTAGCCTGACGCGGCCCCGGGGCATAGCCCGGGCTGGACCGGAGGGGCCGGGGAGGCCCGTTGGATAATCACTTTGATTTTTATGGCTCTTTTCCAAAGGCGAAAAAAAGGGGGCGGCTCCCCCTTGACGCCCCAAGATCTTGGGGTGATTCTTTCTACCCAGCACAACCCCTTGATGTCGAACCTGGTAGCAAGCTGGATAGGCCGCGTGAAATGGGCCATTTCAACGAAGCTCGAGCCCAACCCTGAGGATCTTATGCAAATTTCCCGCTCCTTCACCAAATCCGGCCAGGATCCGCTCGCGGGAATCCCCTTCGTAGGCCGTACCAGCCGGATCACCAAGCTGGACGGAACGGTCGTGTTCGAGGCCAAGGACGTGATGGTCCCCGAGAGCTGGTCCCAGGTGGCGGTGGACATCCTGGCCCAGAAGTATTTCCGCCGCAAGGGCATCGACGCGGCCAACGGCGGGGAGAAGGACGCCCGGCAGGTGTTCCACAGGCTGGCGGGCTGCTGGCGCCACTGGGGCGAGGAACACGGCTACTTCGACACCCCTGCGGACGCCCAGGCGTTCTA from Geothrix sp. 21YS21S-2 includes these protein-coding regions:
- a CDS encoding branched-chain amino acid ABC transporter substrate-binding protein, translating into MRRPWFPLTPFAALGLLLAIGCDKESKTIKIATQSPLSGAISVIGSDIKGGAQLAVEQLNGPLTKLGYKVELASFDDQANPDTGVANAKAIVSDPAVLGVVGHYNSGVQLPSSEEYHAAGLCNVSPANTNPKVTDRGYPEINRVCGRDDVQGAVGARFAQAKGIKVIYVLHDKTAYGQGIAEYFRKEAESLGMKVVGFNGTEEKANFDAILSPIIAARPECLYFGGMFDQGAVLFKQARQKGYKGMCLSDDGFDSSDAAKIAGEALLQGAGTYFSTVSGPAGAYPGTARFIADFKARFGNLPQPNAAQSYDCAALLLKGIENAVNANGGKLPSRSEVSSAVRALKGFKGITGDLTFNGKGDLVAGKYFVIQVTSAEPARWPSNRIDQTLSIAPPQ